One segment of Alistipes finegoldii DSM 17242 DNA contains the following:
- a CDS encoding xylulokinase — translation MKSLGIDIGSSSVKVSLLDIASGECAASSANPATEMPIGSPQSGWAEQDPEMWWHYVCEGIRTIAAQGFAMSDVVSVGITYQMHGLVCLDRQGRPLRPSIIWCDSRAVEIGAEALEGIGREFCLAHTLNSPGNFTASKLAWVRRNEPGIFAQIYKFMLPGDYIAYRLSGRMSTSVSGLSEQILWDFEEERRADFVAGWYGIPQETIPEAGVSIGTEACTDEAAERLLGIPAGTPISYRAGDQPNNAFSLNVMEAGEVAATGGTSGVLYGVTDKRQADPQSRVNTFVHVNHTASNPRYGILLCINGTGIMNSWIRRNVTQERLDYAEMNRLAASVPAGSEGLSVVPFGNGAERMLCNRCPGAGIIGLDLNRHTTAHLLRATQEGIAYSFRYGIDIMRGLGVRPDVIRAGAANLFLSPLFRQTLSTLTGARIELFNTDGALGAARGAALGAGYYKTRGEAFAALRRLEVVEPAEADRETLEEGYRAWVREVEKRME, via the coding sequence ATGAAAAGTTTAGGCATAGACATAGGCTCTTCGTCGGTCAAGGTATCGTTGCTGGACATCGCGTCGGGCGAGTGCGCGGCCTCGTCCGCCAACCCCGCGACCGAAATGCCCATCGGATCGCCGCAGAGCGGCTGGGCCGAGCAGGACCCCGAAATGTGGTGGCATTACGTCTGCGAAGGCATTCGGACCATTGCGGCGCAGGGCTTTGCAATGAGCGACGTGGTGTCGGTGGGCATCACCTACCAGATGCACGGACTGGTCTGTCTCGACAGGCAAGGACGCCCGCTGCGCCCCTCAATCATCTGGTGCGACTCGCGCGCCGTGGAGATCGGGGCCGAAGCGCTGGAAGGCATCGGACGGGAGTTCTGTCTCGCGCATACGCTCAACTCACCGGGCAACTTCACTGCGTCGAAACTGGCGTGGGTAAGGCGCAACGAACCCGGCATATTCGCGCAGATATACAAATTCATGCTCCCCGGCGACTACATCGCCTACCGCCTTTCGGGACGCATGTCCACCTCCGTCAGCGGCCTTTCGGAGCAGATACTCTGGGACTTCGAAGAGGAGCGGCGGGCCGACTTCGTGGCCGGGTGGTACGGCATTCCGCAGGAGACGATCCCCGAAGCCGGCGTCTCGATCGGCACGGAGGCCTGCACGGACGAAGCGGCCGAACGGCTGCTGGGCATCCCCGCAGGCACTCCGATCTCCTACCGCGCCGGGGACCAGCCCAACAACGCCTTTTCGCTCAACGTCATGGAGGCGGGCGAAGTCGCCGCAACAGGCGGCACGAGCGGCGTGTTATACGGCGTCACGGACAAACGCCAAGCCGACCCGCAGTCGCGCGTGAACACCTTCGTCCACGTCAATCACACGGCCAGCAATCCCCGTTACGGCATTCTGCTCTGCATCAACGGCACGGGCATCATGAACTCGTGGATACGCCGCAACGTCACGCAGGAGAGGCTCGACTATGCGGAGATGAACCGGCTGGCCGCAAGCGTCCCGGCAGGTTCCGAAGGGCTGTCGGTCGTACCCTTCGGCAACGGAGCCGAACGGATGCTCTGCAACCGCTGCCCCGGAGCCGGAATCATCGGACTGGACCTCAACCGCCACACCACGGCGCACCTCCTGCGTGCGACGCAGGAGGGCATCGCCTACTCCTTCCGCTACGGCATCGACATCATGCGCGGGCTGGGAGTGCGCCCCGACGTCATCCGCGCAGGCGCAGCAAACTTGTTCCTCTCGCCGCTTTTCCGGCAGACGCTCTCGACGCTCACGGGCGCCCGCATCGAACTGTTCAATACCGACGGCGCGCTGGGCGCAGCCCGCGGCGCGGCGCTGGGCGCCGGCTACTACAAGACGCGCGGCGAAGCGTTCGCCGCATTGCGCAGGCTGGAGGTCGTGGAACCCGCCGAAGCTGACAGAGAGACGCTGGAAGAAGGTTACCGGGCATGGGTCCGGGAAGTGGAGAAAAGAATGGAATAA
- the gltX gene encoding glutamate--tRNA ligase, with the protein MSRPVRVRFAPSPTGPLHIGGVRTALYNYLFARQHGGVMILRIEDTDSQRFVPGAEEYILESLKWCGIEIDEGVGAGGPHAPYRQSERREIYLKYALQLVDAGWAYYAFDTAEELDALRREAEERGEAFAYNYAVREKLATSLALPADEVKARIERGDQWVIRFRMPENQTVEMDDLIRGHVEVNTSTLDDKVLYKSADALPTYHLANIVDDYLMEVSHVIRGEEWLPSLPLHYLLYRAFGWQERQPRFAHLPLLLKPTGGGKLSKRDGDKMGFPVFPLFWTSPTGETARGYREDGYFPEAFINMLALLGWNPGTEQEIFSMQELIDSFSLERVSKSGARFQPDKAKWFNAQYMHHKSDAELAALFQPILRDHGIEVADEVAGRAAGIMKERATFITDLWDLTSFFFTAPAEYEEKQTRKYWKGQNPEILRELRGVLASIDDFSKENTEQIVHGWIEEKGYGMGQVMNTLRLALVGAGKGPGMYDVTAFIGREETLRRIDHILATLKPAE; encoded by the coding sequence TACAACTACCTTTTCGCCCGTCAGCACGGCGGTGTGATGATCCTCCGCATCGAGGACACCGACTCGCAGCGTTTCGTGCCGGGCGCCGAAGAGTATATCCTCGAATCGCTCAAATGGTGCGGCATCGAGATCGACGAAGGCGTCGGCGCGGGAGGTCCCCACGCCCCCTACCGCCAGAGCGAACGCCGCGAAATCTACCTCAAATACGCCCTCCAGCTCGTCGATGCAGGCTGGGCCTACTACGCTTTCGACACCGCCGAAGAGCTGGACGCCCTGCGCCGCGAAGCCGAGGAGCGCGGCGAAGCGTTCGCCTACAATTATGCCGTGCGCGAAAAGCTGGCCACGTCGCTGGCGCTGCCGGCCGACGAGGTGAAGGCACGCATCGAACGCGGCGACCAGTGGGTGATCCGCTTCCGGATGCCCGAAAACCAGACCGTCGAAATGGACGACCTGATCCGCGGCCATGTGGAGGTGAACACCTCGACGCTCGACGACAAGGTGCTTTACAAATCGGCCGACGCACTGCCCACCTACCACCTCGCCAACATCGTGGACGACTACCTAATGGAGGTCTCGCACGTCATCCGCGGCGAGGAGTGGCTGCCTTCGCTGCCGCTGCACTACCTGCTCTACCGGGCCTTCGGCTGGCAGGAGCGTCAGCCCCGCTTCGCCCACCTGCCCCTGCTCCTCAAACCCACGGGCGGCGGCAAACTCTCGAAGCGCGACGGCGACAAGATGGGATTCCCGGTATTCCCGCTCTTCTGGACCTCCCCGACGGGCGAAACGGCCCGCGGCTACCGCGAGGACGGCTATTTCCCCGAAGCATTCATCAACATGCTGGCGCTGCTGGGCTGGAACCCCGGCACCGAACAGGAGATCTTCTCGATGCAAGAGCTGATCGACAGCTTCTCGCTGGAGCGCGTCTCGAAATCGGGCGCACGCTTCCAGCCCGACAAAGCCAAATGGTTCAACGCCCAGTACATGCACCACAAGAGCGACGCCGAGCTGGCTGCGCTGTTCCAGCCCATCCTGCGCGACCACGGTATCGAAGTCGCGGACGAGGTCGCAGGCCGGGCCGCAGGCATCATGAAGGAGCGCGCCACGTTCATCACCGACCTCTGGGACCTCACGTCGTTCTTCTTCACGGCGCCGGCCGAATACGAGGAGAAGCAGACCCGGAAGTACTGGAAGGGCCAAAACCCCGAAATCCTGCGCGAGCTGCGCGGCGTACTGGCCTCGATCGACGACTTCTCGAAAGAGAACACCGAACAAATCGTCCACGGCTGGATCGAAGAGAAGGGATACGGCATGGGACAGGTGATGAACACGCTGCGGCTGGCGCTCGTAGGCGCGGGCAAAGGTCCCGGCATGTACGACGTCACGGCGTTCATCGGCCGCGAAGAGACCCTGCGCCGCATCGACCATATCCTCGCAACCTTAAAACCCGCAGAATAA
- the xylA gene encoding xylose isomerase, translating into MASKQYFPTVGQIEFEGPESKNPMAFRYYDPEKVVKGRKMKDWFRFSMAWWHTLCAEGGDQFGGGTKTFPWNESACPIERAKAKMDAGFEFMRKIGIEYYCFHDVDLVDEAATPEEYEKNLRQIVAYAKQKQDETGIKLLWGTANVFGHARYMNGAATNPDFDAAARAMLQIKNAIDATIFLGGENYVFWGGREGYMSLLNTDMKREKEHMATMLRMARDYARSKGFKGNFLIEPKPMEPMKHQYDADTETVIGFLRAHGLDKDFKVNIEVNHATLAGHTFEHELQCAVDAGMLGSIDANRGDYQNGWDTDQFPIDLYEMVQAMMVIVRGGGLQGGGTNFDAKTRRNSTDPEDIFIAHIAAMDVMARALLIAADILDDSPYEKMLAERYASYDSGEGRLFEEGKLTLEQVADYARRHEPVQRSGKQELFEAIVNMYI; encoded by the coding sequence ATGGCATCAAAACAGTATTTCCCCACCGTGGGACAGATCGAATTCGAAGGCCCGGAGTCGAAGAACCCGATGGCTTTCCGTTACTACGACCCCGAAAAAGTCGTGAAAGGCCGCAAGATGAAGGATTGGTTCCGTTTCTCGATGGCGTGGTGGCACACCCTCTGCGCCGAAGGCGGCGACCAGTTCGGCGGCGGCACCAAAACCTTCCCGTGGAACGAGTCCGCATGTCCGATCGAGCGCGCGAAAGCCAAGATGGACGCGGGTTTCGAATTCATGCGGAAGATCGGCATCGAGTACTATTGTTTCCACGACGTAGACCTCGTGGACGAAGCCGCGACGCCCGAAGAGTACGAAAAGAACCTCCGCCAGATCGTAGCCTACGCCAAGCAGAAGCAGGACGAAACCGGCATCAAACTGCTATGGGGCACGGCCAACGTCTTCGGCCACGCCCGCTACATGAACGGCGCCGCGACCAACCCCGACTTCGACGCCGCGGCCCGCGCCATGCTGCAGATCAAGAACGCCATCGACGCCACGATCTTTCTGGGCGGCGAGAACTACGTCTTCTGGGGCGGACGCGAAGGCTACATGTCGCTGCTCAATACCGACATGAAGCGCGAAAAGGAGCACATGGCCACCATGCTGCGCATGGCCCGCGACTACGCCCGTTCGAAGGGGTTCAAGGGCAACTTCCTGATCGAGCCCAAACCGATGGAGCCGATGAAGCACCAGTACGACGCCGACACGGAGACCGTCATCGGGTTCCTGCGGGCGCACGGGCTGGACAAGGATTTCAAGGTCAATATCGAGGTCAATCACGCCACGCTTGCCGGACACACCTTCGAGCACGAGTTGCAGTGCGCCGTCGATGCCGGGATGCTCGGCTCGATCGACGCCAACCGCGGCGACTACCAGAACGGCTGGGACACCGACCAGTTCCCGATCGACCTCTACGAAATGGTGCAAGCGATGATGGTCATCGTCCGCGGCGGCGGCCTGCAGGGCGGCGGCACGAACTTCGACGCCAAGACGCGCCGCAATTCGACCGACCCCGAAGACATCTTCATCGCCCACATCGCCGCGATGGACGTCATGGCCCGCGCGTTGCTCATCGCCGCCGACATTCTCGACGACTCGCCCTACGAAAAGATGCTCGCCGAACGTTACGCCTCCTACGACTCAGGCGAAGGCCGGCTCTTCGAGGAGGGCAAGCTCACGCTGGAGCAGGTCGCCGACTACGCCCGCCGGCACGAACCCGTCCAGCGCAGCGGCAAACAGGAGCTGTTCGAAGCGATCGTGAACATGTATATCTGA
- a CDS encoding NUDIX hydrolase: MSIQMNQSLSVDCAVFGFNGKSLKVLLIERRYYAPDTRLDKLKLPGAMILDNETLPQAAYRVLEEATGLRDVYLKQMDIFSDPNRVSGEELEWINRYHGIRTERVVTVGYYALVKLDTRTVAYTTAKGAQWVDVDSIQRLAMDHKQILSAALAVLCREMLQSPVAFELLPRKLTIRALQNLYSAVLGIEIDNRNFRKKILASGFLTPTAEREQGVAHKPAQYYTFNKNAYKKALKAKLKLGFINNWRY; the protein is encoded by the coding sequence ATGTCCATCCAGATGAACCAATCGCTGTCGGTAGACTGCGCCGTGTTCGGTTTCAACGGCAAGTCGCTCAAAGTGCTGCTGATCGAGCGGCGCTACTATGCCCCCGACACCCGTCTCGACAAGCTCAAACTGCCGGGCGCCATGATTCTCGACAACGAGACGCTGCCGCAGGCCGCCTACCGTGTGCTCGAAGAGGCCACCGGACTGCGGGACGTATACCTCAAACAGATGGATATATTCTCCGATCCCAACCGGGTGAGCGGTGAGGAGCTGGAGTGGATCAACCGCTATCACGGCATACGGACCGAACGCGTGGTGACGGTGGGATATTACGCGCTGGTGAAGCTCGACACCCGTACCGTCGCCTACACCACGGCCAAGGGCGCGCAATGGGTCGATGTCGATTCGATCCAGCGGCTGGCGATGGACCACAAGCAGATACTTTCGGCGGCGCTGGCGGTTCTCTGCCGCGAGATGCTGCAATCGCCCGTGGCTTTCGAACTGCTGCCACGCAAACTCACCATCCGCGCGCTCCAAAACCTCTACAGCGCAGTGCTGGGCATCGAAATCGACAACCGCAACTTCCGCAAGAAGATACTCGCGTCGGGGTTTCTGACCCCGACCGCAGAACGGGAACAGGGCGTAGCCCACAAGCCGGCGCAATATTATACCTTTAATAAAAACGCCTACAAAAAGGCGCTCAAGGCGAAGCTGAAGCTGGGATTCATCAACAACTGGAGGTATTGA
- a CDS encoding aldose epimerase family protein, translating into MVQIEQHVWGMTPEGEAIILYTMRNDKGAEVKISNFGAAIVSVTMPDREGRMADVVLGYKHPEGYFFDGAASGKSVGRCANRIAFGRMTVEGKEYALEVNNGPNHLHGGTKNFANRIWESRVETNRVVMSLLSEDGDQNYPGELNVEAVFDFDDENALEITYLARTDKTTVVNLTNHVYFNLAGEGSGSVLDHQLRLNSSQVLEMNDKQIPTGRLLDAAGTPQDFREFRPFRPGIDSEFNHIRDFKGYDHPFVIDGWKPNILGEVGCLREHTSGRCVTVLSSQPSVMIYTGNWLAGGCPETKSGGRYNDYDGVAIECQNHPDAVNHPEFPSPLLRPGETYCQKIVFRFGTFA; encoded by the coding sequence ATGGTACAGATCGAACAACACGTATGGGGCATGACGCCGGAGGGCGAAGCCATCATCCTCTACACGATGCGCAACGATAAGGGCGCCGAAGTGAAAATCTCGAATTTCGGGGCCGCCATCGTCTCCGTCACGATGCCCGACCGTGAGGGCCGCATGGCCGACGTGGTGCTGGGCTACAAGCATCCCGAAGGCTACTTCTTCGACGGAGCCGCGTCGGGCAAGAGCGTGGGCCGCTGCGCCAACCGCATCGCCTTCGGCCGCATGACCGTCGAGGGAAAGGAGTACGCGCTCGAAGTGAACAACGGCCCCAACCACCTGCACGGCGGCACGAAGAACTTCGCCAACCGCATCTGGGAGAGCCGTGTGGAGACCAACCGCGTGGTCATGTCGCTCCTTTCGGAGGACGGCGACCAGAATTACCCCGGCGAACTGAACGTCGAGGCCGTGTTCGATTTCGACGATGAGAATGCGCTCGAAATAACCTATCTGGCCCGGACGGACAAAACGACGGTGGTGAACCTCACCAACCACGTCTATTTCAACCTCGCGGGCGAAGGCAGCGGGTCGGTCCTCGACCACCAGCTGCGCCTGAACAGCTCGCAGGTGCTCGAAATGAACGACAAGCAGATCCCCACAGGCCGGCTGCTCGACGCAGCGGGCACGCCGCAGGACTTCCGCGAATTCCGTCCGTTCCGCCCCGGCATCGACTCGGAGTTCAACCACATCCGCGATTTCAAGGGGTACGACCACCCGTTCGTCATCGACGGCTGGAAGCCCAACATTCTGGGCGAGGTCGGCTGTCTGCGCGAACATACTTCGGGCCGCTGCGTGACGGTGCTTTCGTCGCAGCCCAGCGTGATGATCTACACCGGCAACTGGCTCGCGGGCGGATGCCCCGAAACCAAGTCGGGCGGCCGTTACAACGACTACGACGGCGTGGCGATCGAATGTCAAAACCACCCCGACGCCGTCAACCACCCCGAATTCCCGTCGCCGCTGCTCAGACCCGGCGAAACCTACTGTCAGAAAATCGTATTCCGGTTCGGGACTTTCGCATAG